In the genome of Hymenobacter taeanensis, one region contains:
- a CDS encoding DUF4129 domain-containing protein — protein sequence MLPSSFLFSLSLLRKCSLRVGPGLLLCLLLAAHAGTASVPSAQPSQRLPKSPILPIENLQRDTVAGRQGLISLPVDQQAPVTLRRPPEKRLQDLRSQRAFQYEKPDEEPKDPSMWSLIWWRLSEWFRKLFSGPGYENGGRYAVYALFGAAFLYVLVRLLRLDFTNLLGRRTQSVPLPYESVIEDIHAVDFTAALAEAEAAANYRLAVRLGYLQVLRHLAEHHLIDWQPEKTNHHYLQELAGTRWAPDFATLTRQFEYVWYGELPITPEAYPALRESRQQFLHQLSHVAA from the coding sequence GTGTTGCCTTCTTCCTTTCTGTTTTCTCTTTCTCTACTGCGGAAATGTTCTCTGCGCGTGGGGCCTGGCCTTCTGCTTTGCCTGCTGTTGGCAGCGCATGCCGGTACGGCCTCTGTGCCCAGCGCACAGCCTTCTCAGCGGCTACCTAAGTCGCCCATCCTGCCCATTGAGAACCTACAACGGGATACTGTGGCCGGCCGGCAAGGCCTTATTTCCCTGCCTGTTGATCAGCAGGCTCCCGTTACGTTGCGGCGCCCCCCTGAGAAACGCTTGCAGGACCTGCGTAGCCAGCGCGCGTTTCAGTACGAGAAGCCCGATGAAGAGCCCAAAGACCCCAGCATGTGGTCGTTGATCTGGTGGCGGTTATCGGAGTGGTTCCGGAAGCTGTTTTCGGGGCCGGGCTATGAGAACGGGGGGCGTTACGCCGTGTACGCGCTATTCGGGGCGGCCTTCCTGTATGTGCTGGTGCGCCTGCTTCGCCTTGATTTCACTAACCTCTTGGGACGGCGGACCCAGTCGGTGCCGCTGCCGTATGAGTCGGTTATTGAGGATATTCATGCGGTAGACTTCACGGCCGCGCTTGCCGAGGCCGAAGCAGCTGCCAACTACCGCTTGGCAGTGCGCCTGGGTTACCTGCAGGTACTGCGTCACTTGGCTGAGCACCACTTGATTGATTGGCAGCCCGAAAAAACCAACCACCATTACCTGCAGGAGCTGGCCGGCACCCGTTGGGCACCTGATTTTGCCACCCTCACCCGGCAGTTTGAATACGTGTGGTATGGTGAGTTGCCCATTACGCCAGAGGCCTACCCCGCCCTGCGCGAGAGCCGGCAGCAGTTTCTTCACCAACTCAGCCACGTGGCTGCCTAG
- a CDS encoding DUF4350 domain-containing protein, which translates to MTRFRAFYLGLVLLFVAFVLVEYFRPTPTNWSPTFINRDKIPYGTYVLFDALPRLFPGQSVSTVRQPIANQLLPTLDGDINPDSVLAPQAQPPLLGQSASYIFINSDFYCSRLDRDALLRYVAAGNTAFIAAEQFDNLLQDTLHFDTKPYIGLDSLMSRRIRRTQGNLAPAAKQTALTLLAPPRGAASQYRFPIDDVQWHFEAYPGCRATVLAIDAKRRPVLLRVPLGQGALVLSSTPAVFSNYTLLRPHSPNYAFAAMSLLPATQSVFWDEYQKQGSLGEQSLLRVLKQNTALRWALYTGLAGLVLFAFFEARRRQRIIPVLKPLPNTTLLFTRTVAALYRQGTNHALIAEKKNWAVPGAITVPPPGASPRPKRWPNPGADCSKSRRSARSG; encoded by the coding sequence ATGACCCGCTTTCGTGCTTTCTATCTGGGGTTGGTACTGCTATTCGTGGCCTTCGTGCTGGTGGAGTATTTCCGGCCTACCCCCACCAACTGGAGTCCCACGTTTATCAACCGCGACAAAATCCCCTACGGCACCTATGTGCTGTTCGACGCATTGCCGCGCTTGTTTCCGGGCCAGTCTGTCAGCACCGTGCGCCAGCCCATTGCCAACCAGCTGCTGCCCACCCTGGATGGCGACATTAACCCCGACTCGGTGCTGGCGCCTCAGGCCCAGCCGCCGCTGCTAGGCCAGTCGGCTTCCTACATCTTTATCAACTCCGACTTCTATTGCTCCCGCCTCGACCGCGACGCGTTACTGCGCTACGTGGCGGCCGGCAATACGGCCTTCATTGCCGCCGAGCAGTTTGATAACTTATTGCAGGACACGCTGCACTTTGATACCAAGCCTTACATTGGCCTGGATAGCTTGATGAGCCGCCGTATCCGCCGCACCCAGGGCAACCTAGCACCTGCCGCCAAGCAAACGGCCCTAACGCTGCTGGCGCCCCCACGCGGCGCCGCCAGCCAGTACCGTTTCCCGATTGATGATGTGCAGTGGCACTTTGAAGCCTACCCCGGCTGCCGAGCTACGGTGCTGGCTATTGATGCCAAACGGCGGCCTGTGCTGCTACGAGTACCGCTAGGCCAGGGTGCTCTGGTGCTCAGCTCTACCCCGGCCGTCTTCAGCAACTACACGCTGCTCCGCCCGCACTCCCCCAACTATGCCTTCGCAGCCATGTCGTTGCTGCCAGCTACACAGTCCGTTTTCTGGGATGAGTACCAGAAGCAAGGCTCCCTGGGCGAGCAATCATTGCTGCGCGTGCTGAAGCAGAACACGGCCCTGCGGTGGGCGCTGTATACTGGCCTAGCCGGCTTGGTTTTGTTTGCGTTCTTCGAGGCGCGGCGTCGGCAGCGCATTATTCCGGTGCTGAAGCCTTTGCCCAATACCACGCTGCTCTTCACTCGTACCGTGGCGGCCCTGTACCGCCAAGGAACCAACCACGCGCTTATTGCCGAGAAAAAAAATTGGGCTGTTCCGGGAGCAATTACGGTACCGCCTCCAGGAGCCAGCCCTCGACCTAAACGATGGCCCAACCCGGGAGCGGATTGCTCAAAAAGCCGGCGTTCCGCGCGCTCAGGTTGA
- a CDS encoding AAA family ATPase, with protein MENSPFSSDLDPSLPEDTARQEPTADAPATSSAEASVAEPLASRTDFTELTTRVGAIRRELAKIIVGQQDLAELLLTALLADGHVLLEGVPGVAKTLTAKLLSRTLDVPFSRLQFTPDLMPSDVLGTSVFRPQRGEFEFRPGPIFASVVLIDEINRAPAKTQSALFEVMEERHVTQDGTTYAMPEPFLVLATQNPIEQEGTYRLPEAQLDRFLFKLHVGYPTMEEEVRILLGHHSGFGGTTTDAVQPVLTAAQLAEMRQLVRRQHVEPKLLEYIARLVGQTRAHKGLYLGASPRASIALLNGAKALGALRGRDFVTPEDIQYLAPAVLRHRIQLTPEREMEGGTPDDIVKQIIQQLEVPR; from the coding sequence ATGGAAAATTCACCGTTTTCTTCGGACCTCGACCCTAGCTTGCCAGAAGATACCGCACGGCAGGAGCCAACAGCCGATGCTCCTGCCACTTCCTCTGCAGAAGCCTCTGTTGCAGAGCCGCTAGCCTCCCGCACCGACTTCACCGAGCTTACTACCCGCGTGGGGGCTATTCGCCGGGAGCTAGCCAAAATTATTGTTGGTCAGCAGGATCTGGCCGAGCTGCTGCTGACGGCCCTTCTTGCCGATGGTCACGTGCTGCTGGAAGGCGTACCAGGCGTTGCCAAAACTCTCACAGCTAAGCTGCTCTCGCGCACCCTTGACGTGCCCTTCAGCCGCCTGCAGTTCACCCCCGACCTGATGCCCTCCGATGTGCTGGGCACCTCCGTATTCCGACCGCAGCGCGGAGAGTTTGAGTTTCGGCCGGGCCCCATTTTTGCCAGCGTTGTGCTGATTGACGAAATCAACCGGGCACCGGCCAAAACGCAGTCGGCGCTGTTTGAGGTGATGGAGGAACGCCACGTAACCCAAGACGGCACCACCTACGCCATGCCTGAGCCATTTCTGGTGCTGGCTACGCAAAACCCCATTGAGCAGGAAGGCACCTACCGCCTACCCGAGGCCCAACTCGACCGCTTCCTATTCAAGCTGCATGTAGGCTACCCCACCATGGAGGAAGAAGTACGCATTCTGCTAGGCCACCACAGCGGCTTTGGGGGCACTACAACCGATGCCGTGCAGCCTGTGCTCACGGCCGCTCAACTGGCCGAGATGCGCCAGCTGGTGCGCCGGCAGCACGTAGAGCCTAAGCTACTGGAGTACATTGCCCGCCTCGTAGGCCAGACCCGGGCCCACAAAGGCCTATACTTAGGGGCCTCACCACGCGCTTCCATTGCCCTGCTCAACGGTGCCAAAGCCCTAGGTGCCCTCCGGGGCCGCGACTTCGTAACGCCCGAAGACATTCAGTATCTGGCCCCAGCCGTGCTGCGCCACCGCATTCAGCTCACTCCTGAGCGTGAAATGGAAGGCGGCACCCCCGACGATATTGTGAAGCAGATTATTCAGCAGCTTGAGGTGCCCCGGTAA
- a CDS encoding NADAR family protein — protein MNYSITWLLDQLTQGHRVKYLFFWGNQPSKSGEVTKSCFSQWWLAEVEVAGITYRSTEHWMMAEKARLFHDTQLLARILAAPSPAEAKKLGRQIAGFVPQVWDEHKYNIVKAGNLHKFSQHPNLKAFLLATHDRVLVEASPVDSIWGIGLAADAPDAEHPERWQGENLLGFALMEVRDQLRNA, from the coding sequence ATGAACTACTCAATTACCTGGCTTCTTGATCAGCTCACGCAGGGCCATCGGGTGAAATATCTGTTTTTCTGGGGCAATCAGCCCAGTAAGTCAGGTGAAGTAACCAAGTCCTGCTTTAGCCAATGGTGGCTGGCTGAGGTTGAGGTGGCCGGCATTACCTACCGCTCAACTGAGCACTGGATGATGGCCGAGAAAGCACGCTTATTTCATGACACGCAGCTACTGGCCAGGATTCTGGCAGCGCCCAGCCCCGCAGAAGCCAAGAAGCTAGGCCGCCAGATTGCTGGCTTTGTGCCGCAGGTGTGGGATGAGCATAAATACAACATTGTGAAAGCCGGCAACCTGCACAAGTTCAGTCAGCACCCTAACCTGAAGGCCTTCCTGCTGGCTACCCATGATCGGGTGCTGGTGGAGGCTAGCCCCGTGGACAGCATCTGGGGAATAGGCCTGGCCGCCGATGCTCCCGATGCCGAGCACCCGGAGCGCTGGCAGGGCGAGAACCTGCTTGGCTTTGCCCTAATGGAAGTACGAGACCAGCTACGCAACGCATGA
- a CDS encoding DUF58 domain-containing protein: protein MSFFLTPRFFVVLGLLVVGFVVAFLVPGLLVPLQVLLAALLLLSLIDIALLYAPGQGQKRLPLFGRRVLGDKLANGSDNEVALYIESHYRFPVSAEIIDEIPHQFQRRDVLFEAEIESGQTHIIRYQLRPTKRGEYQFGALNVLVASPIGLVRRRFRFAQDQMVPVYPSFLQMRQFELLAIHNRLTDVGVKRIRRVGHSMEFEQIRPYVPGDDSRSLNWKATARRATTPEAADALVVNHYQDERAQQVYCLIDKGRVMRMPFDGLSLLDYAINATLVVSNIALIKHDKAGLLTFAEKPERLVPADRRSGHLGKLLEVLYKQRTKYLETDFQALYTQVRTHIRQRSLLILFTNFETLSAMQRQLPYLRRLAKSHLLLVVFFENTELRQYLETPAATTEDVYNQTIAEKFAQEKRQIVLELNRYGIYSLLTPPQQLTANTINKYLEFKARGLI from the coding sequence ATGAGCTTTTTCCTGACACCCCGTTTCTTTGTAGTGCTAGGCCTACTGGTAGTGGGGTTTGTGGTGGCCTTTCTGGTGCCGGGGCTTTTGGTTCCGCTGCAGGTGCTGCTGGCCGCCCTGCTGCTGCTGTCATTAATTGATATTGCCCTGCTGTACGCTCCTGGCCAAGGGCAAAAACGGTTGCCCTTGTTCGGCCGGCGGGTGCTGGGCGACAAGCTGGCCAATGGCTCCGATAATGAGGTGGCGCTCTACATTGAGAGCCATTACCGGTTTCCTGTCTCGGCCGAAATTATTGATGAGATTCCGCACCAGTTTCAGCGGCGCGATGTGCTGTTTGAAGCAGAAATTGAGAGCGGCCAGACCCATATAATTCGGTACCAGCTGCGGCCCACCAAGCGCGGCGAGTACCAGTTTGGGGCCTTAAATGTGCTGGTAGCATCTCCCATAGGCCTAGTGCGGCGGCGGTTCAGGTTTGCGCAAGACCAGATGGTGCCCGTGTACCCCTCGTTCCTGCAGATGCGCCAGTTTGAGCTGCTGGCCATTCACAACCGCCTTACCGATGTGGGCGTGAAGCGCATCCGGCGCGTAGGCCACAGCATGGAGTTTGAGCAGATCAGGCCCTATGTACCCGGCGACGACTCTCGTAGCCTCAACTGGAAAGCTACCGCCCGGCGCGCCACCACCCCCGAGGCCGCCGACGCGCTGGTGGTCAACCACTACCAGGATGAGCGCGCCCAGCAAGTGTACTGCCTCATTGATAAAGGCCGGGTGATGCGCATGCCCTTCGATGGCCTCAGCCTGCTTGATTACGCCATCAATGCCACGCTGGTGGTAAGCAACATTGCCCTGATCAAACACGACAAGGCCGGCCTGCTCACCTTCGCCGAAAAGCCGGAGCGCCTGGTGCCCGCCGACCGCCGCAGCGGCCACTTGGGCAAACTGCTGGAGGTGCTCTATAAGCAACGCACCAAATACCTCGAAACTGACTTTCAGGCGCTCTACACCCAGGTTAGAACCCACATCCGGCAGCGCAGCCTGTTGATTTTGTTTACCAATTTCGAGACGCTGAGCGCCATGCAGCGCCAATTGCCTTATCTGCGCCGCCTGGCTAAGTCGCACTTGCTGCTGGTGGTGTTCTTTGAAAACACGGAGCTACGGCAGTACCTGGAAACCCCGGCCGCCACCACCGAAGACGTGTACAACCAGACCATTGCCGAGAAATTTGCGCAGGAGAAGCGCCAGATTGTGCTGGAGCTTAACCGCTACGGCATCTACTCCCTCCTGACGCCGCCCCAGCAGCTCACGGCTAATACCATCAACAAATACCTGGAGTTTAAGGCGCGGGGGTTGATATAA
- a CDS encoding beta-N-acetylhexosaminidase yields the protein MPHFLHLRSVFLLLIFVASTGVAQPTDTRSLMPVPTQATWGQGRYQARTHFTWQAFTPAPGPTASAADSAVAEVVGHFLLPALLPILPSSDAIRQARISSQVPSANLVIQYGRPGNLLALGEDESYTLRVTPMGVALNAPTHLGVLRGLATLRQLVQKDKKNRWLPEVDIVDSPRFPWRGLLIDAARHFMPLPTLKRNLDGMWATKLNVMHWHLSDDQGFRVQSLALPRLHEQGSNGQFYTHAQVREIVAYAAQRGIRVMPEFDMPGHTTAWLAGYPELASNDSTYAPSPRWGVLNIALDPTKETTYQLLDKLLAEMTALFPDPYFHIGGDENDGRQWKRNPRIVQFMRDNKMVTDKGQPDKHALQMYFNRRILQMVTQYNKKMVGWDEILGPDLPADAVIQSWRGRKGLYDAAKAGHATLLSNGYYIDLNYSAASHYAVDPLPQDAPLTPEQRKLVLGGEATMWAEFVDSVIVDSRIWPRAAAVAERFWSSSSVTSVPDMYRRLALVSQELEALGLQHRKAPEQLLLQLAQGKPVEPLRTLASVLEPVKEYKRHFQGFKYTTLTPLNRLVDASLPESDAAREFSTAVDALLVHRATPASPIAATLDARTTLAMLRATLLRWQANDALVQPVLQANSTLTEYASHSTHLKMLATLSLERLTQLEKGQAPSAAWQTAALKQLDAAKAPAGQTELAIVPAVRRLVEAK from the coding sequence ATGCCTCACTTCCTGCACCTGCGCTCTGTTTTCCTGCTGCTAATTTTTGTTGCTAGCACGGGGGTTGCCCAGCCCACTGATACCCGCAGCCTGATGCCCGTCCCGACCCAGGCCACCTGGGGCCAGGGCCGCTACCAAGCCAGAACCCATTTCACCTGGCAGGCCTTTACCCCAGCTCCTGGCCCTACCGCCAGCGCCGCCGACTCTGCGGTGGCGGAGGTTGTAGGCCACTTTCTGCTGCCGGCCCTGCTTCCTATCCTCCCTTCCTCTGATGCCATCCGGCAAGCCCGCATCAGCTCCCAAGTGCCCTCGGCCAACTTGGTAATCCAGTATGGCCGCCCCGGCAACCTGCTGGCGCTGGGAGAAGATGAGTCATATACCTTGCGGGTTACGCCCATGGGCGTGGCCCTGAATGCCCCCACCCATTTGGGCGTTCTGCGTGGCCTGGCCACGCTCCGGCAGCTGGTGCAGAAAGACAAGAAAAACCGTTGGCTGCCGGAAGTTGACATTGTAGACTCGCCCCGTTTCCCCTGGCGCGGCCTGCTGATTGATGCCGCGCGCCATTTCATGCCTCTGCCCACCCTCAAGCGCAACCTCGATGGCATGTGGGCCACTAAGCTCAACGTGATGCACTGGCACCTCTCCGACGACCAAGGCTTCCGGGTGCAGAGCCTGGCCCTGCCGCGGCTACACGAGCAGGGCAGCAATGGGCAATTTTATACCCATGCGCAAGTGCGCGAAATAGTGGCCTACGCTGCTCAGCGCGGCATACGAGTGATGCCTGAGTTTGACATGCCCGGCCACACCACCGCCTGGCTGGCGGGCTACCCCGAGCTGGCCTCCAACGATTCAACCTACGCTCCTTCTCCGCGCTGGGGCGTGCTGAATATTGCCCTCGACCCCACCAAGGAAACTACCTACCAACTGCTGGATAAGCTGCTGGCCGAAATGACGGCGCTGTTCCCGGACCCCTATTTCCATATTGGGGGTGATGAAAACGATGGCCGTCAATGGAAGCGTAATCCGCGCATTGTGCAGTTTATGCGCGACAACAAAATGGTGACCGACAAAGGCCAGCCCGACAAGCATGCCCTGCAGATGTATTTCAACCGGCGCATTCTGCAGATGGTCACGCAGTACAACAAGAAAATGGTGGGGTGGGACGAGATTCTGGGCCCCGACCTGCCGGCTGATGCCGTAATTCAGAGCTGGCGCGGCCGCAAGGGTCTGTATGATGCCGCCAAGGCGGGGCACGCAACGCTCCTCTCCAACGGGTATTATATTGATCTGAACTACAGCGCGGCCTCCCACTACGCCGTTGACCCGCTACCGCAGGATGCTCCGCTTACGCCTGAGCAGCGGAAACTGGTACTAGGTGGAGAGGCGACTATGTGGGCTGAGTTTGTCGACTCCGTAATTGTAGATTCCCGGATCTGGCCCCGCGCTGCGGCCGTGGCTGAGCGATTCTGGAGCAGCAGCTCGGTTACCTCAGTGCCCGATATGTACCGCCGGCTGGCCCTCGTGAGTCAGGAGTTGGAAGCTCTAGGCCTGCAACACAGGAAAGCGCCAGAGCAATTGCTGCTCCAACTGGCGCAGGGCAAGCCGGTAGAGCCGCTTCGTACGCTGGCAAGCGTGTTGGAGCCTGTGAAAGAATATAAGCGTCATTTTCAGGGATTTAAGTACACTACGCTTACCCCGCTCAACCGGCTGGTAGATGCGTCTTTGCCCGAGTCAGATGCGGCGCGGGAGTTTAGCACCGCCGTAGATGCTTTGCTGGTTCACCGAGCTACCCCTGCCAGCCCAATTGCAGCTACCCTTGATGCGCGCACTACCCTAGCCATGCTGCGAGCTACACTGCTGCGCTGGCAGGCCAATGATGCTCTGGTTCAGCCCGTGCTGCAGGCTAATTCTACTTTAACAGAATACGCGTCGCATTCCACCCACCTGAAAATGTTGGCTACCCTTTCATTAGAGCGCCTGACTCAGCTGGAAAAAGGGCAGGCCCCGAGCGCCGCGTGGCAAACCGCCGCGCTCAAGCAGCTAGATGCTGCCAAGGCTCCGGCAGGGCAAACGGAGCTGGCCATCGTCCCGGCAGTGCGCCGGCTCGTAGAAGCGAAGTAA